The stretch of DNA GGTTTTGCCTTGCATGGCCAGGCCATAAGCCAAGTTTGTGGCTACAAAGCTTTTGCCCACACCGCCTTTGCCGCTCATTACTATAATGCGGTGTTTGATTTTCTTCAGGTTCGCTTGAACTTGGAGGTCTTTTTGGTCTTTCTCGTCTGTCATTTACTGTTCCTTATTCAGTTCATTATTAATCCAGTTCAATTGAGCTTCAAGCTCTTGCTTCTGAGTCTGAAGCGAGTCTTTGTTATAAGGGTACATGTCTGAAAATCCAGCATTATCTGTCAAGCGAGTACGGAAGCGTGCACCCAAACCGCGTCCTCTACCACAACCGGCTCCCCTGCCGCAGGGGCCCATTTCTCTGCCCAATTGTCCCATGCCCCAAGGTCCTGTTCCATCCATTCTAGGCATCCTATGCTCCTTTTGTTAGTTTATTGTTCTTATAGGCCTCATAAGCTTCGCGAATAGTCATTCCACTAGCTTTGATATATATTCTCAGCGGCATTTTGCTCAAGATGGAGGCAGCATTGCCACCGGGGCCGTTACCAGTGATCAAGACATCTGCGCCAAGGTTGAAGATCTTTTCTGCCGTTTTAGGCCCAGCACCATGTGCCACGCCCTGGATTTCTCTGTTATCTATGCTGCTCAGTTCATCTGTCTCTTCATTGTACAGCAAGATGAAGTCTGTCCTGCCGAAGCGGGGATCAATTTTGGCATCCCAGCCTTCTCCGCTGGATGTAAAGATTATTTTCACAATATCTCCTTTATGGCATTCCCCATCTTTTCAAAGATCGGACGCCATGTTGATTCGTTTTGTTCTATTAATGTCCTTCCCATTGAGATGGCGGCAGGAAAATCCTCGCTATAGGGAATCTCACCCAATGCCAGGATTTTTTCCTTACGTAGATACTCTTTGATTTCTTTACAGATAGCAGAATTTATGTCTGCCTTGTTTACTATACAAGCTCCCGGGATATTGAATCTTTTTACCAGTTCCCACACTCGTTTCAGGTCGCTAAAGCCAGATTTGCTGGCTTCTGTAACCAGTATCACTAAATGTGCTCCGGAAAGAGACGCAATCACGGGGCAACCGATTCCCGGAGAGCCATCCACCAGAAGGAAATCCTTGTGTTCCTGTTTGGCTTGATGCCTCGCTACGCTTTTTACTTTCGAGACCAGCTTGCCGCTGTTTTCCGCCCCGATATTCAGTTGTGCGTGGATCAGTGTGCAGCCCAGCCTGCTCTGTGATATGTGATATTGCCCAACTTTCTGCTCTGGGATGCTGATAGCTCCCGTGGGGCAGATGCGATAGCAATATGCGCAACCTTCGCAATCCAGCTGGTTTACCAGATACTTGCCCTCATGTTCGGAGATTGCGCCAAATCGGCAAACCGAGGCGCACAAACCACAGGAACTGCAAGTCGATACTTCGATTGTCGCCTTTATCCCACTGAAGAAATCTTTGCTGTCAGAGCTTTGCGGATGCAGAATCAAATGCATATCGGCAGCATCAACGTCACAATCTGCGATTACCGCATTATCCTTCCACAAATGAGCCAAGGCACAGCAGATTGAGCTTTTGCCGGTTCCGCCTTTTCCGGATATGATTACTATTTCTTTCATCGTATTCCCTTTGCATAGCAGAGTATTTTGTCCAGTGCAGTCCGGATTTCCGGGATTGCTTTGTACAACAACCCTCCTTGCGAATAGATCTCGGCGATCCTGCGTTGATGAGGTATCCGCGCCAATAGCACAATACCTTCTTGCTCTAGGTACTTATAAATATCATCATTCCCAATACCATCGCGATTCACCACCACGCCAAAGGGAATGCTCAATTGGCGTATCGTCTCTACGGCGAGATTCAGATCGTGTAAACCAAAGGGAGTAGGCTCGCTGATCAACACTACAAAGTCTGCAGTTTTTACCGAAGAGAGCATCGCACAAGCTGTTCCGGGAGGGCTGTCAATAATCTGTAAACCTATGTCGGGAAACATCTTGTCTGCATACTTCAGACTTTCTGCGATCAAGGGAGATGCTTGCTCCAAACCGATATCCAGCTTGCTTTCCACAAATCTCAAATCTCCACTTTGCAGATGGCGCAGCTTGCCCAGGCTTTCTTGCTTCATTGGCAAGGCTTCCGCGGGGCAAAGCTCACTGCAAGCATGGCAGGAATGACATAAATTTGGCATCACCAGAATTGTTTCGCCCAGCTTTAACAGTGCATTATAAGCACATAGGGAACTACACTTTCCGCACAGAGTGCAAGCGCTTTGATCCCACTGTGGAACTTCCCGATAGACAACAGTCTCATTCTGCAATTCGCCTTCCACAAAGATGCTGCCATTGGGCTCTTCCACATCCAGATCCATCAGCAAGACGGGCTCATTCTCGGCGGCAAAGAGAGCAAGGTTTACTGCCA from Candidatus Cloacimonadota bacterium encodes:
- a CDS encoding DUF5320 domain-containing protein → MPRMDGTGPWGMGQLGREMGPCGRGAGCGRGRGLGARFRTRLTDNAGFSDMYPYNKDSLQTQKQELEAQLNWINNELNKEQ
- a CDS encoding ATP-binding protein: MRIAIASGKGGTGKTTLAVNLALFAAENEPVLLMDLDVEEPNGSIFVEGELQNETVVYREVPQWDQSACTLCGKCSSLCAYNALLKLGETILVMPNLCHSCHACSELCPAEALPMKQESLGKLRHLQSGDLRFVESKLDIGLEQASPLIAESLKYADKMFPDIGLQIIDSPPGTACAMLSSVKTADFVVLISEPTPFGLHDLNLAVETIRQLSIPFGVVVNRDGIGNDDIYKYLEQEGIVLLARIPHQRRIAEIYSQGGLLYKAIPEIRTALDKILCYAKGIR
- a CDS encoding ATP-binding protein → MKEIVIISGKGGTGKSSICCALAHLWKDNAVIADCDVDAADMHLILHPQSSDSKDFFSGIKATIEVSTCSSCGLCASVCRFGAISEHEGKYLVNQLDCEGCAYCYRICPTGAISIPEQKVGQYHISQSRLGCTLIHAQLNIGAENSGKLVSKVKSVARHQAKQEHKDFLLVDGSPGIGCPVIASLSGAHLVILVTEASKSGFSDLKRVWELVKRFNIPGACIVNKADINSAICKEIKEYLRKEKILALGEIPYSEDFPAAISMGRTLIEQNESTWRPIFEKMGNAIKEIL
- a CDS encoding NifB/NifX family molybdenum-iron cluster-binding protein, producing the protein MKIIFTSSGEGWDAKIDPRFGRTDFILLYNEETDELSSIDNREIQGVAHGAGPKTAEKIFNLGADVLITGNGPGGNAASILSKMPLRIYIKASGMTIREAYEAYKNNKLTKGA